A part of Tiliqua scincoides isolate rTilSci1 chromosome 13, rTilSci1.hap2, whole genome shotgun sequence genomic DNA contains:
- the UMOD gene encoding LOW QUALITY PROTEIN: uromodulin (The sequence of the model RefSeq protein was modified relative to this genomic sequence to represent the inferred CDS: deleted 1 base in 1 codon), with amino-acid sequence MKHLFILLLIFVGHQCSTLTQTTSSAAASAHCSDCHLHATCEANHRCVCEDGFSGDGVSCSDVDEWFQPDLNRCHSLATCVNHPGNYSCSCPAGYDGDGFHCEITSLVEECVQINGSRSCPDPCLSPTVLDQYWRSTSYGTGGNCDSNKIGWYRFVGNGGERMPETCPPVNRCNTQASMWLNGLHPTLKDGTVTRTACAHWDGDCCRWSSTVEIRACLGGYYVYRLYGTPVCTLSYCTDPEYVGSPCFECGEDEECRLMDGKWECLCSQEYNSTDISSLEPQLECGADEIKVSMEKCLLNKMGFQNIIMHLRDDSCAGFEEQRNRTVVSVVTPTHGGQCGTQLTRNETHATYSNTLYLANGSVVRENEIQINFHCSYPLDMEISLETAIQPMVSSINISVGGTGSFTVKMALYRDPNYTSPYEGLTAVLLAQDRLHVGIMVTQGDMSRFVLRMENCYATPTSNTSDTLKYFIIQNSCPNTADPTIRVPENGVSAQGRFSLQVFKFVGNYHLVYLHCEIRLCDKSTQSCQPHCSGIGSRRAAAVESDYVLRLGPVVWEGYASLVGAAPSHGFQGAWMTLLIPAVMGFSLHAFP; translated from the exons ATGAAGCATTTGTTTATTCTGCTCCTGATCTTTGTCGGCCATCAATGTTCCACCCTGACGCAGACAACAAGCAGCGCTGCAG CCTCAGCACACTGTTCTGACTGCCACCTCCATGCCACCTGCGAGGCAAACCACAGATGTGTCTGTGAAGATGGGTTTTCCGGCGATGGGGTCAGTTGCTCAGACGTGGACGAGTGGTTCCAGCCG GATTTAAACCGCTGTCATTCATTGGCGACATGCGTCAATCATCCTGGCAACTATTCGTGCTCCTGTCCGGCCGGTTACGACGGAGACGGCTTCCACTGTGAAATAACCAGCTTGGTGGAAGAATGCGTGCAAATCAATGGGTCACGCAGCTGCCCCGACCCGTGTTTGAGTCCCACGGTCTTGGATCAATATTGGCGAAGCACTTCCTATGGGACGGGAGGCAACTGTGACTCAAATAAAATTGGGTGGTACCGGTTTGTAGGCAACGGGGGAGAACGCATGCCGGAAACCTGCCCCCCTGTGAACAGATGCAACACTCAAGCCTCAATGTGGCTAAATGGATTGCACCCCACACTGAAAGATGGAACAGTCACTCGTACCGCCTGCGCCCATTGGGATGGCGACTGCTGTCGCTGGTCTAGCACTGTAGAGATTAGAGCTTGCCTAGGAGGTTATTATGTCTACAGGTTATATGGAACCCCAGTCTGCACTTTGTCTTATTGCACAG ACCCTGAATACGTTGGGAGCCCATGTTTCGAGTGTGGCGAAGATGAGGAATGCAGGTTGATGGATGGAAAGTGGGAATGTTTGTGCAGTCAAGAATACAACAGCACTG ATATTTCCAGCTTAGAACCGCAACTGGAGTGCGGGGCTGATGAAATTAAAGTCTCCATGGAAAAGTGTCTCCTGAACAAAATGGGCTTTCAGAATATAATCATGCACCTGAGAGATGACAGTTGTGCTGGTTTTGAAGAACAGAGGAATAGAACGGTGGTCTCGGTGGTGACTCCCACCCACGGTGGCCAGTGTGGAACCCAGTTAACG AGGAATGAAACCCACGCGACGTACAGCAACACGCTGTATCTCGCAAACGGGTCTGTTGTTAGAGAGAACGAAATCCAAATTAATTTTCACTGCTCCTACCCACTGGACATGGAAATCAGCCTGGAAACAGCTATCCAGCCCATGGTCAG TTCGATCAACATCAGCGTTGGAGGTACTGGATCCTTTACGGTGAAAATGGCTCTCTATAGAGATCCGAATTACACGTCACCGTACGAGGGGTTGACGGCGGTGTTGTTGGCTCAAGACAGGCTTCATGTTGGCATCATGGTCACCCAGGGGGACATGTCCCGGTTCGTCTTGAGGATGGAAAACTGTTATGCCACACCCACGAGCAACACCTCCGATACTCTGAAATATTTCATCATTCAAAACAG CTGCCCAAATACAGCAGACCCAACCATCAGAGTGCCGGAAAATGGCGTCTCGGCGCAAGGTCGGTTCTCTCTGCAAGTGTTCAAGTTTGTCGGAAACTATCACCTTGTTTACCTCCACTGCGAAATTCGACTCTGCGACAAGAGCACCCAGTCATGCCAGCCA CATTGCTCCGGAATTGGAAGTCGCCGGGCCGCTGCCGTCGAATCAGATTACGTTTTACGCTTGGGCCCCGTTGTCTGGGAAG GTTATGCATCTCTTGTTGGGGCAGCTCCATCCCATG GCTTCCAAGGAGCATGGATGACCTTGCTGATACCAGCTGTTATGGGCTTCTCCCTGCATGCATTTCCCTAA